Below is a window of Chiloscyllium punctatum isolate Juve2018m chromosome 49, sChiPun1.3, whole genome shotgun sequence DNA.
AGCAAAGAAGCTGTGCCCAGCTGATCTGTGGAGTGTTTACACTCTGCACAAGCCTCTTGCCAGCCCTTTTCACCTAACCCTTTTAGCAGGGCCATTTATTCTTTCTCAAGTGTACATTGAGCTTTCCTTAAATGTATCTCTGCAATTCACCTCAACTGTACATTGTGTTGGTAAGTTTCATGTTCGAAGCTCACTCATTGTTTAATCAGCAAATATTTGAGCAGGTGACAAAAGCTTGGCCAACAAAGCATGTTTTAAGGAAGGGGGGAAGATTTACAGAGGGAATCACGGACATTCTGCTAAAGCAAGTTGGGATGTTTTTCGACTCCTGTATAACCTAGTTAATGTTATTaggatttgatttttaaaaatgtaattgctCTACTGAAAATTTTAAGATTTGAGATGGTTTTCTTGAATGTTCTGGATTTGAGGACTTTGGGAATTCTCTTTTTAAAACTCATGGTATCAAGTTGGAGCTTAACTTTAGTAAGAATGAGATGAAACTGGGAGCAGGTTACAAACAGTTTAATGAATTAGCTAATCTTTCCCTGTCTACTGTTTTTGTATATGTATAACAGAGCTGTAATAGAAACCAAGGCAGGGTTTTAATAGAACAGTGAATCTCTGTTAAGAAAGGAGGCACAAAAATAGGTGGCTCTAAAATGGCAGCCAGTAACCCGGTTGGAAGATTTGGAAGAATAGGCTAcatggaacacaagtcttcagtttaAAAGTTTATTTAGAAAGCCACTTTCACAAGTTGGTGCTGTTCaatagtttctggattagtggtgctggaagagcacagcagttcaggcagcatccaagtagcttcgaaatcgacgtttcgggcaaaagcccttcatcaggaatggcttttgcccgaaacgtcgatttcgaagctacttggatgctgcctgaactgctgtgctcttccagcaccactaatccagaatctgatttccagcatctgcagtcattgtttttacctcgctgTGCAATAGTTCACTCACCCAACACCTGTTATAATTGTACACCACGTAAATGTATTGTTCACATTCTATGATAAGTCCTTGTGTCATTTCTTTCCAAAGGTGTATGTACCCGGGAGCCTCCGTTTTACATCATCACGGAGTTTATGACTCACGGTAACCTCCTAGATTATCTACGTGATTGCAACAAGGAGGAAGTGAATGCTGTTGTGCTGCTATACATGGCAACTCAGATCTCCTCTGCGATGGAGTATTTGGAGAAGAAAAATTTCATTCACAGGTACGTTGCCCTAGTACTCAGAGTGTGATTAAGTTCACCAGGTAAGACTATGGTTCACTGCAGCAAATTTGTCACACTTATATTTACATGCTAGCTCCTTGTAGAATAGAGTACAGTGTTAGCATTACCCAGTCATCTCTCTTCTAGCTAGGACCTGTTGTGTCATTGACTGCAATCGTTAACATAGCACTGGTTTGGACAAACCTAAGCTCCTTCACTGATGCAAAAAAAGCCTGTGTCACTGAGTTCATTGCACATGCTGTGATAGCGTGTTTATGTCGAAGTGAAAGTTGATTATTTTCAAGGTACGGAAAAATTCCTTTGCAAAATGTTTTCTGTAAGTAAAGTATTATTTGTGCACTTGCTCCATATATACTGGTCACTCAGGATTGAATTATTTTCTACAGGTGCATTTTGTATTTGCGGAGAGGGAAttgctattttaaaattaaaatccgTGTGTTTAAAATGATGAGCCATTTTAATCTAAACAATGGAGTCTTTAGCAAACTGCTGCAGGTTCCTTCAAGGCAAATACAGCATCCAAGCAATCTAATTTTAACTTAGATCTTCTCTAGCATCAAGTTGTAATTTCTCACAGGGTCTAATTGTTTCTTTAACTTTCACTCAGAATCTGATTCTTCCTTTTACTGTTTTCCTAGGGATCTTGCCGCTAGGAACTGCCTTGTAGGGGAGAACCACTTGGTTAAAGTGGCTGATTTTGGACTAAGTAGATTAATGACAGGGGATACATATACAGCACATGCTGGGGCAAAGTTTCCCATTAAATGGACTGCTCCAGAAAGTTTGGCATACAACAAATTTTCAATCAAATCCGATGTGTGGGGTAAGTATGTGGTGGTTGCTCCTGAATAATCATAACATACATTGTTAAAATTATTGCACTGAGTGCAAGTGTTTTGGAGGAAACTATCTGGAACAGTGAAGTCTAGTTAAAGAAACATCACCAGTTGTagaaaccccccccccaccttaccccagttccaacctgccagctcagcaccgccctcatgacctgtcctacctgccaatcttccttcccacctatccactccaccctcttctctgacctatcacctttatccccacctccatccacctattgtactcttagctaTCTTCTCCTcagcacacacccccccccccatttatgtctccaccccagactccctgcctcattcctgatgaagggcttttgcctgaaacttcaatttttctgctcctcagatgctgcctgatctgctgtgcttttccagcatcactctaatctagactctgatctccagcatctgtagtcctcactttcaccttaaaGAAACATCACCctatttaaaaataaatgcaAACAATCAGCTTGAGCCACCTTCTGAATTTCCCTCCTCTTCCAGCCCCCTACCTTACTTATATTATGTCTTGCAACTCTGGCATCCAAGTCTGATGACTGTTACTGGTTGCTGCCTGCGGGTGTGTTGGTTGATGCCTACAATGTCAAGAAGCTGAGTTGTTAGCATTTGATTTCAGCGGCAATGTTTAGTTTTTGTGTGTTTTATCTAATTCATTTTTCAATCCCTTCCTGCCCAACCCCTATCACCTTATGATTGTGTTATCAGTGATCACTGCTGAATGGATTGAAATAATATGGAAGACATGAATGACTATCCATCTTAACCTTCAGTCCTTTTTAACTGTAACAGATCCTGAAGACAACTACCCTCCACAAATATATAATTAAATCATCCTGCCGTTGTTTATTTTGTTTCTCTTCAGTAATTTGACCATTTTTTAGAATTGTTGTTTGAACAAAACTAATTTGTCTCATGGTGGAACTAATGGTATGTCTTTGTAGTGCAGATGCTTTTGTTTGGAATTGCTGAAAAGAAAAGAATCCATGTTTTATATCTGAACCAACATAGCACGTTACTTTCCTTGTAGCATTTGGTGTCCTCCTGTGGGAGATTGCAACTTACGGCATGTCTCCCTACCCTGGAATTGACCTTTCGCAAGTTTATGACCTGTTGGAAAAGGACTATAGGATGGAGCGGCCTGAGGGCTGTCCAGAGAAAGTCTATGAATTGATGCGAGCATGTGAGTACACAAGGAGTTAATTTATAACCAGTTTGGTTTGTATTTGAGTAATAATATTACTTCTGCACTATAGCATCTAGCTGATGCATCTTCTGCACTTTGCAAACCTGTGATCTCCATAGTCTGGAAAGACagacagcaggtacatgggaacaccaccacctcgaTCCTACTCCCCATAGTCACGCAGAATCCTAACTTGGAGCTATACCACTGGTCCTTCACTGTTGTTAAGCCATAAACCAGTGACTCAGTCTCTAAAAGCACTGAGAGTGCCTTTACTACATGTGCTACAATGGCAAGAAGACATCTTACCATCACACTCTCAAAGGCTGTTAGAGAGATGAGTAATCAATACTGACCGTGCCAAAACTGAAATTCTTggaaggaattttaaaaatactTGCAGCACAAAAGAGGCCACTTGACCAATGCACATGACCAAATACTGAAACTTGCTTTTGAAACGAGAGCCACCTAATGGTTGCATCTTGCTACATTGTGACAATGAATGCCAGGAAGTGTTGACCTAGCCACACTCAATGAAGGTAGAAAAACATAACCAAAATAATGGCAATTGGAAATATGCAGCATATAAAAATATTTTAACATTTTATTGATCAGCAATAGGTTTGGCAGGATGAggtaatttgaaaaaaaaactgcaaatacAAAGGATTGATTTATTATTTGCCTTTGACCTCTCCCTTGTCTTGATTCCTAAATATCTACATTACCACAGAAAAACTGTGAACTTCAGAAACAAAAAAATGAAGTTAATGTAGTCACTATGTCAATGTCGAGCTGCTTTGTGTCTTAAAGTAAATCTCTTTACATGGAGCTTACAAGCTACTTAGTCCTTCAGGTTTGTGCTAATGGTTATCCTACCCCACTTCTCACCCAGTGGGTATGCCATCCTCCTGCTCTGTTTCTGAACAAGGTTCTACTTAAAATGCAGCTGTGTTGTTTACTTCAGCCAGTCCATGTAGAAATGAAGATCAGATCTTCTCTAGATTTAAAAAAAGGATGATTAAACAACAGTCTATTAGTAAGTCAACAATGGTTTGAATGGTGGATTGAGCTGAAAGGAACTGGTGCAATTGAGTGTGGGGTTTAGATTGCAGCTGGCTGCTTGTTGGACAGACACTGCTGATAGCTGCACTTTGCACAGGGCTTAACCTTCACTGAGAACAGAGGCAGCTTACTGGCTTTCCTCAAAACCCGTAGGTGGGTTTGCATTGAAAAACAGCTGTGATATGACTGATGGTTGAGAAATCTTTACTTCAGTTAGAAAACCTCTAACCATGTTGCTCACCTCTAGGTTGGAAGTGGAACCCAGGAGACCGACCATCATTTGCAGATATCCATCGCGCTTTTGATACAATGTTCCAAGAATCAAGTATATCAGAGGGTGAGTGCTTATGGCTGAGGCAATCTGTGTTATATTACGGATAACCAGACACTGCTGGTTTCAGTCTCTCAAGAGCAAGCATGTGCATCAAACAAAATTccaaattattttattttcacTTTGTTTAATGTATTTCCACACAATTTACTCCATCTACAAACATATCACTTTTGTAGAGCAGAGTTTGAAAAATTAGGATACAGAAGTCATTGTAATTGTGCCAATGTTTTCAGTGATTTGTGGCAATATCCGTGTCATGCAGGATCCTCAATGTCTATTTTATATAGAAATAATTACCAAAATTTGCAAAAGGAGCATTCTAATATTTTCAGGGAATGTGTCATGTTTGTCGGTGCATTTGGGATGGTGGGGGTAACTCTACCAGGTAAtttacaatgtgtgtgtgtcaggcttCCCCAGGAGATTGGTGGGGGAAGGTGTGTGTCAGTAATTGCAGCAAAAATCCATGAATTTGCTGCTAACTCTTTTGTGATCAAAGAATTGGATTTTTAACTTCGTTTTTAATGCAAAATTTAATATTAATCTGTGGGTAATGTAAGCAGGTACATGATGCTATGTTTTCTATTTTAGTAGATCAGTAAACTGTTAAATATTGCGCACCTTTTGTTGTTTAGTTGTTCACTAACTTTCCATACCTCAGCTGGCTGAAGAAGTGAGCAGGTTGTCTGAACGCCCACACCTACATTTATTTTTGAAAAGCTCACCATGATTTATTCAGAAGATGACATGTTGTTTAACAGTCTGGGAATGTTCTCCTTGTTACGTGTTTTGCAGAGGTTGAGAAAGAGCTCGGGAAGAAAGGAGGGAAATGCTGTGGCAGCAACAAACCACAGGCACCAGAACTGCCAACCAAAACACGCACCCTGCGCAAAACGACTGAGAGCAAAGAGCCAATTGAAGTTCAGGAGGTGTCCCATTCAATATTTAAAGTCTTGAGCCAACATGGTACGTTTCATGCAGGGGGTGGGTGTTAGTAAGGAATGTGTGGGTCACGCACTGAGCTTGGAAAGTCAGACTTGACGCGGCTTTGCAGAAGCATGTGTTTCATCCTAACTGGTCTGTGTGGGCATGTATAGAGCACCTGAGCCACCTCCCACCCAACACCTCATCTATCCTTATCACATCGTATGTCGTACCAGAACTAAAGTTAAACTGTGCAGATCTCTGGAAACCAGAACAAAAGTGCTGTGACTTTGTTTTGTTTTACCTTTTGTCTTAGTTGAATTGTAAGGTCTCATTAATAAGATATCCAGGGGTTGAATACTGAGTGGTGTGCCTACTGTGCAACATTTAACattcttgttttatttttctcctttttttgtgCTGATCATAGTGAGTGTCATTGTTAGTCCTGGGATCAGAACACACTCCATTTTAGACGAAGCTTGGTAAAGCCTGCTTGACAATGCAGCAAATAATTTGCCTCAACTCTGATCCACAGGAAGGTTCTCTCTACTATATCAGACACCCTCTGGCTTCTGGGTGAAGCTGCTAATCACTGCCCCATAGGAGGTGATCCAGCAATGTAGCACTATGAGCTTCAACTTACGCAGGACCATATGATGGAGCAGgagattcattgattcattgaatctgctGCACTATTCACTATAGAGTATGACAGCTCTAATAGGCCTTAACTCCACTTCCTTGccttttccctgtatcccagcTTCTGTGTCAGAGTTTTCTGtagactttctctatttaaagAAGTCACCTCCTCTGTTCTTGCTGCGAAAAGACATAACCTCATATTTTCCACATTATATCTCATCTGCCAACCTTTTTCCCCACTCGCTTAACCTAATTATAACCCTTTGCAAACTCTTGTGCCATTCTCACACTTGTCTTTCCCATCTTTTTTGTCATCTATAATCCTGGCTGTAGTACATTCACTTACCTCCTCCAGTCTTTCAGACAGATACTGTAAGTAACTGTGGGCCTGTTGCTAATCCCTGTGGCCTTCCACTAGTTAGGGAAGCTGACAGCTTGAAAATGCTCCCCTTTTTTCCTCCCAAGTCTTTGTCTTTTATTAATTAGCCACTCCTGCTATTCATCATACCCTACACCTAACACCTTGGGCTCTTAATAATCTTGCATGCAGTtccttatcgaatgccttttggaaatacaAATACAGTAAATTTACTTATTTCCTCTATCTGTCCTGCTTGTTACCTCAGCGTTTGAATACATTTGTCAGGCTGACTTCCACCCATGAAGCCACACTGAGTCCACTTGGGTATATTATGTATTCCCACAAGCTCTGCTAATGTATTATTTATAATGGATTTCTGTTTTCTCAATGACAGATGCTACATTAGCTGGCCTAAAATTAGTTTTGACTACATGCCTTTTTGAATAAGTATCTTACATTGATAATTTTCCAACCCTGGGACGTATTGAAAGATTGCTACTCTAGTGCATCCATTATCTCTACTTCCTTTAAAATCCCAGTAACACCCTTTTTCACACTAGTCTGAGTTGGATTTGAATGCAGGTTCCTCGCTTTACCATCTGCCTCACACTCTCAAACAATTCTGACACAAATAGTCGCTGTGCCAACCCATCCTTTCCCTACCCACCGTCATCCCCCCCAACCACCGTGCACAGCCGCAGTGCCAACCCACCTATCTTTTCTCCCCCCTGCATGCTCACGAGCAAATAGAGTTAGCTTTGGTAGAGTACCTGTTGCTAAAGTCAGTATGATCACTCGGCAGAGTTGCAGAATTGTTTCAGTGCTGAAGGAGGTCCcacagcccaccatgtctgcacCGGATCACCAAATGAGCATCATGACTTAGTGTCACTTTCCTGCTCGTCTCCATAAACCTGGGCATTCAAATAATCGTCTAATGCTCCTTAAATGCCTTGAATGAAACTGCCCCCACCATACTTCCAAGCACTACATTCCAGCCTTGAATCCAGCACTGAGTGAAAAGGCTTTCTTCTCACATCACATTTGCTTCTCTTGTAAATTAGTTTAAATCTGTACCCTATCGTTCTCAATCTTTGCACGAGTAAGAATAGTTTCTATCATCTATTCTGTCCAGATCCTTATGCCTTTAAAGTTTCTTGCAAATCCCTTTTAAGCCTTCTCTCCTGCATAGAACGCAATTCTAGCTTCTCCAATGTATCTTAATAACTGAAGTTTATCATACCTGTGAGCAGTCTTTGTAAAACTCTTCTGTTGTCCTTTCGATGCATTCACATTCGTTGTCAAGCAAGACATCCAGAACGGCATATAATCTTCTAGCCAATTCTAAAAATGCAGCATGACTGCCTTACCCTTGTTATTAATAAATCCCAGGATATTTGTACTTTATTAGCATCTCTTCATTTGTCCTACAATCTTTTAGTGACTTACTCATATGTAGAGAAACTTAAAGATGgcgtatagcatggaaacaggcccttcagtccaactcgtccttgctgacCTATTAATttaatatcctaaattaatcgtgTCCCATttcccagtatttggcccatatccctctaaacccttcctatttatatccccatccagatgccttttaaatgtacaattgtaccagcctcctccacttcctctggcagctcaatctatatacatatcaccctctgcatgaaaaggttgctccttttaaatctttcccctctcaccttaaacctatgccctctaggttttggatcccccgaccccagggaaaataccttgtctattcaccctaacaaccccctcatgattttataaacctctataaggtcacccctcaacttctgatgctccagggtaaacagccccatcctattcagcttctctctatagctcaaaccctccaactctggcaacgtccttgtaaatcttttctgaaccctttcaagtttcacgacctccttctgatagcagggagaccagaattgcatgcacgaCTCCAAAAGTgccaaaccaacatcctgtacagctgcaacatgacttccctacTCCTATAaccaatgcattgaccaataaagttaagcttaccaaatgctgccttcactatcgtGTCTACCTCCACTTTCTAGGAACTATGAGTCTGCACTTCAAggcctttttgttcagcaacactcccaagaccttactgttaagtgtacaagtcttgccctgattttcCTTTGCTCACCTCAGATTCatctaacttaaactccatctgtcactccacagtccgttggcccatctgatcaagatcctgttgtactctgaggtacaCCTAGGTCTCACTGCTGTTGCAGCTTAGAGTAGTGCTCTTTTTGGTTTGGAATTGAAGAGCGTAAGTTATAAAATTAAAAGTGTTGGAAGCattcagcctgtcaggcagcatgtaTGGAGAAATGCAGAGTTAAAGGTTTTGCTCAGCAGCCTTTCATCACAACTGAGGATAATTTTGGTTGCCGAGAGCACAATCCAGCGAATGTGAGTGTTTACGTTTGTTTCTGTGTGCACAGATTCCGGGGATCATGAGATGGCAGTTTCTCCCATGCTGCCACGCAAGGACAGAGACCAGGACAGCAACCTGGACGATGATCGTTTGCAGTCTTTCACCAAGGAGAAAGGCAAATCCAGCTCCATTTTCAGCTCCTTTATCAAAAAGAAGAAGAAGACCGCACCCGCCCCTCCCAAGCGCAGCAGCTCATTCCGAGACACGGACGGCCAGGTGGAGCGAAAGGGAGAGGCACTGGAAGACACCAGCACTGGGAAAGATACAAACAACGGAGCCTTTCTCAATAGCGTAGCCCCTCTTGACGCAATCGATCTGAGTAAATTGCAGCACTCATTTAGCACTGTGGCACAAACTGCAAACAATGGAGGTGGAGGAGTCACCAATGGAAGCTTCTTGGGGACGACTGGGTTCTTCTCTCCACATTTGAAGAAATCCAACACATTAACGTCCAGCAAAGCTGCGGGGAGTGAAGAGGAACCAATCTCCAACACCAAACGCTTCATGAGATCTTGCTCTGCGTCCTCTATGCCTCCAGGCAGCAAAGAGATGGAGAGGAAAGCCCTGACGCTGCCCCGAGATCTCCAGTCGGTGGGGAAGCCGGCAGAATCTGTCCTGGCCTCTGGCTGCGACAGGACTGAGAAGCCAGCGTTGCCTCGGAAAAGGACAAACGAAACTAAAGTGGACGTGGTGCCTCGGGGCAGCATGACTGCTCCTCCTCGGCTGCCAAAAAAGACAGACGAGTTAAATGATGATGTTTTTGCTAACCTGGAGTCCAGTCCCAGCTCCAGCCCACCAGCATCGACTCCAAAACTTGTCCGCAGGCAGCCAGGGACTGTTGTGTCCAGTGGTCTTGGCCTCAAGGACAAGGACAAGGACGAAGGTGGGAAGATTTGTGCCTTAAATTCCCCACAGGAGCCCATCTCCTCCAGCCTGGCTGCCTCTGCACTGAAGCAGAGCTCCACCTCTTTCCTTGGGGGAATGAACCAGCTGACTGAGGACTCGAGGGCACGGCGGTTCAAGCAGGCTTCTGACCAGCTGCTGTCAGCTCCCGTTAGGGACCGGGGCAAACTGCAGAAATCCAAGCCGGCTCCCCCTCCTCCACCAGCTACAAAATCCCTTCGGCCGCCTCGGAGTCCGACCCACGAGGCCACAGCCGAGATTGCCACAGGCGTCAAGCCTAAGCCGGTCATGGACACTTCAGGTGGGGAGGCTACAAAGGCCCCCCCACCAGGGGATGCAGTTAAAAGGCCCGCCCTCCATTCAGCACCAAAGTCCCAGTCCTCAACGAGGCCGTCAGCTGCCTCCTCATCCTCCACGCAACCTGCCTTACCAAACCCAAGCACCGAACAGCAAACCTCCACCACTACAGCCTTCATCCCCCTCATCTCCACCAGGGTGTCTCTGCGCAAGACCCGGCTTCAGCCCGAGAGGATGGCCAGTGCCAATATCACCAAGGACACCGTTTTGGAGAGCACTGAGGCGCTCCGCGTGGCTATTGACAGGAACTCTGAGCAGATGGCCAGTCACAGCGCGGTGCTGGAGGCAGCCAAGAACCTGTACACCTTCTGCACCAGCTACGTGGACTCCATCCAGCAGATGCGCAACAAGTTTGCCTTCAGGGAGGCTATCAACAAGCTGGAGAGCAACCTCCGTCAGCTCCAGATTTGCTCAGCCAGCCAGGACTTTACCAAACTGCTCTTGTCAGTGAAAGAAATCAGTGACATCGTCCAGAGGTAGCAAAGGCtctgggggggtgggtggtggaggagggtggacaTAATATGTACACAGAATGCTGCTCCCAGACTCCGTAACAGTATGATAGAATCAGGAGAAGGACTTGAATTTGGCTGCTTGCTGCCAGAGGTGTGCACCGAAACGTAGCATTTAATCCTGAGTGGCTCTGTAAATTCCTCGTGTCTGCTTCAGTTACCTCTTGCAATAACTTTGTTGTCACATGCAAACATTCATACTGTACAAACAGCTGGTGATTCAGCTTAATAGATCAACTCTAGCCTATGTTCAGCTCACCCTTTCACTCTGTCCCTTTCTTCCTCATGTGCTTAACAGTCTCAAGACAATAGCAGTTAATTCCACTCCAAAACATAAGAGGATCAGCATTTTCCATTTGATAAGTAACTGTGACGTTTTGTTACGTATTCAGGAGCCAACAAAATACTTGTGTGTTACAAGTCAGCCATTGTTGATTACAACCCAGAACATGTTGAAACTTTTAATGGAGTGCTGATAGTTAAGAGAAGGTAGTGGGGTAAAAACTCATTCTCACTGACAACCTGATCCCTCACTGCAATTCACCTTCCATCATTTGCACTGGATTTTTTTTAGAAAGAGAACATGTGTAGTTAAGCTTTTGCAGTATTAGACAGTGGACATGAATACCAGACAATCACCATAATAAGTTTAGTTAACACCTTTATAGACTGTGCTTTCCATTGATTATGGGACCATTGGAATTTAATACCGTGGCTGCAAATGTACACATTGTGTACTCATCACAACTGAAGAGATTGTTAAATTAATAAGAGTTGAATGCTGTTTGTAAGTGACAGAAAGCATCAAATAATAGTTCACCACTTGTATAGTTCCTACCTCATTCGTACTAGTGTTTCATTTGAAAGCTTAAAAAGCAGACTGAGAAAGCAGTGAAATCAGCCAGAGCCCCATTATTCCGAGGTGGCAAATCTCAATCCTGGCTGGAGCTGGCTTTTCTTGTCAGGGTGAAGAGGATTCAATTCTAACTGACAACCCTGAAACAAGGCAGAAACCAACCCACAACCACCAACACCCTGCCTCCAATAAACACAACTGCAGAGTGTGAAATAATAGTCTAATCTGGCACTCACCAACACATTTTGACACTAGGACGTGAGATACAGGCTGCCAACTCTGGTCTTGATATATTCCTGTAGGTTTCTGCACATGACAGCAGCTTTCTATActtcaaaaacatttttttttaaaagtccctATGGTACATAACATTTGCATCGCACAATTACCAGGGAATGACCATCTCTGAAGAGAAAATGTCTAACCGTCAGCACTCGGTATTCAATAGAATTACCATCATTGAAGCTCCTggcatcaacatcctggggattactattgatcagaaattgaactggactagccatataaatgcaGTGGCTGCATGAGTATGTCAGggactaggaatcctgcagcaagtaactcatctgATCACCTCTCTTCAAGGCACAAGTAATGAGTTTGATAgctacactcccacacactgggGAATGTTCTATAACAATACTTGAAGCACAACCCACAGTCAATGCACAGCAGCAATatgtactatccacaagatgcattgtaggagttcaccaaggttccttagaAAGCACATTGCAAACTCATGATCTTTACATTCTAGAAAGAtttaagggcagcagatacgtaGGAacttgcaagttctcctccaagtcactcaccatcaaacttggaaatatatctctgttgcCTCAGTGTGGATGGGTCAAAA
It encodes the following:
- the abl1 gene encoding tyrosine-protein kinase ABL1 isoform X3, coding for MLGEALHRPDFESQGLTEAARWNSKENLLACPSENDPNLFVALYDFVASGDNTLSITKGEKLRVLGYNHNGEWCEAQTKNGQGWVPSNYITPVNSLEKHSWYHGPVSRNAAEYLLSSGINGSFLVRESESSPGQRSISLRYEGRVYHYRINTASDGKLYVSSESRFNTLAELVHHHSTVADGLITTLHYPAPKRNKPTIYGVSPNYDKWEIERTDITMKHKLGGGQYGEVYEGVWKKYNLTVAVKTLKEDTMEVEEFLKEAAVMKEIKHPNLVQLLGVCTREPPFYIITEFMTHGNLLDYLRDCNKEEVNAVVLLYMATQISSAMEYLEKKNFIHRDLAARNCLVGENHLVKVADFGLSRLMTGDTYTAHAGAKFPIKWTAPESLAYNKFSIKSDVWAFGVLLWEIATYGMSPYPGIDLSQVYDLLEKDYRMERPEGCPEKVYELMRACWKWNPGDRPSFADIHRAFDTMFQESSISEEVEKELGKKGGKCCGSNKPQAPELPTKTRTLRKTTESKEPIEVQEVSHSIFKVLSQHDSGDHEMAVSPMLPRKDRDQDSNLDDDRLQSFTKEKGKSSSIFSSFIKKKKKTAPAPPKRSSSFRDTDGQVERKGEALEDTSTGKDTNNGAFLNSVAPLDAIDLSKLQHSFSTVAQTANNGGGGVTNGSFLGTTGFFSPHLKKSNTLTSSKAAGSEEEPISNTKRFMRSCSASSMPPGSKEMERKALTLPRDLQSVGKPAESVLASGCDRTEKPALPRKRTNETKVDVVPRGSMTAPPRLPKKTDELNDDVFANLESSPSSSPPASTPKLVRRQPGTVVSSGLGLKDKDKDEGGKICALNSPQEPISSSLAASALKQSSTSFLGGMNQLTEDSRARRFKQASDQLLSAPVRDRGKLQKSKPAPPPPPATKSLRPPRSPTHEATAEIATGVKPKPVMDTSGGEATKAPPPGDAVKRPALHSAPKSQSSTRPSAASSSSTQPALPNPSTEQQTSTTTAFIPLISTRVSLRKTRLQPERMASANITKDTVLESTEALRVAIDRNSEQMASHSAVLEAAKNLYTFCTSYVDSIQQMRNKFAFREAINKLESNLRQLQICSASQDFTKLLLSVKEISDIVQR
- the abl1 gene encoding tyrosine-protein kinase ABL1 isoform X1 — protein: MGQQPGKVLADQRRPTLPALHFIKGGKREAAKHGAQHFNVFVEHEALHRPDFESQGLTEAARWNSKENLLACPSENDPNLFVALYDFVASGDNTLSITKGEKLRVLGYNHNGEWCEAQTKNGQGWVPSNYITPVNSLEKHSWYHGPVSRNAAEYLLSSGINGSFLVRESESSPGQRSISLRYEGRVYHYRINTASDGKLYVSSESRFNTLAELVHHHSTVADGLITTLHYPAPKRNKPTIYGVSPNYDKWEIERTDITMKHKLGGGQYGEVYEGVWKKYNLTVAVKTLKEDTMEVEEFLKEAAVMKEIKHPNLVQLLGVCTREPPFYIITEFMTHGNLLDYLRDCNKEEVNAVVLLYMATQISSAMEYLEKKNFIHRDLAARNCLVGENHLVKVADFGLSRLMTGDTYTAHAGAKFPIKWTAPESLAYNKFSIKSDVWAFGVLLWEIATYGMSPYPGIDLSQVYDLLEKDYRMERPEGCPEKVYELMRACWKWNPGDRPSFADIHRAFDTMFQESSISEEVEKELGKKGGKCCGSNKPQAPELPTKTRTLRKTTESKEPIEVQEVSHSIFKVLSQHDSGDHEMAVSPMLPRKDRDQDSNLDDDRLQSFTKEKGKSSSIFSSFIKKKKKTAPAPPKRSSSFRDTDGQVERKGEALEDTSTGKDTNNGAFLNSVAPLDAIDLSKLQHSFSTVAQTANNGGGGVTNGSFLGTTGFFSPHLKKSNTLTSSKAAGSEEEPISNTKRFMRSCSASSMPPGSKEMERKALTLPRDLQSVGKPAESVLASGCDRTEKPALPRKRTNETKVDVVPRGSMTAPPRLPKKTDELNDDVFANLESSPSSSPPASTPKLVRRQPGTVVSSGLGLKDKDKDEGGKICALNSPQEPISSSLAASALKQSSTSFLGGMNQLTEDSRARRFKQASDQLLSAPVRDRGKLQKSKPAPPPPPATKSLRPPRSPTHEATAEIATGVKPKPVMDTSGGEATKAPPPGDAVKRPALHSAPKSQSSTRPSAASSSSTQPALPNPSTEQQTSTTTAFIPLISTRVSLRKTRLQPERMASANITKDTVLESTEALRVAIDRNSEQMASHSAVLEAAKNLYTFCTSYVDSIQQMRNKFAFREAINKLESNLRQLQICSASQDFTKLLLSVKEISDIVQR